One stretch of Legionella birminghamensis DNA includes these proteins:
- the mraY gene encoding phospho-N-acetylmuramoyl-pentapeptide-transferase yields MLYWLTQLIQGQYHAFRVFQYLTFRSILAALTALLVSLFCGPLMIRWLRSLQMGQVVRNDGPQTHLSKAGTPTMGGVLILVGITASSLLWGDLHQPALWLVLLVTLGFGAVGWIDDYRKVVRKNSRGLPGRWKYFWQSVIAIVAVSYLYFNANLPVHTQLTIPFFKNLIINLGPLFPILAYFVIVGSSNAVNLTDGLDGLAIVPIIMVAGALGVFAYASSNALYAHYLAIPFVPDTGELTIFCSAVVGAGLGFLWYNTYPAQVFMGDVGSLALGAALGSVAVIVRQELVLLIMGGLFVLETMSVILQVGYFKCTGGKRLFRMAPLHHHFELKGWSEPKVIVRFWIMTIIFVLCGLATLKLR; encoded by the coding sequence ATGCTTTACTGGTTAACGCAGCTTATACAAGGACAGTATCATGCGTTTAGGGTGTTTCAATACCTGACTTTCCGTTCCATTCTTGCCGCACTCACTGCGCTATTGGTTAGTTTGTTTTGCGGACCATTGATGATTCGCTGGCTGCGCAGTTTACAGATGGGACAGGTAGTACGAAATGACGGCCCCCAGACCCATCTATCTAAAGCCGGTACGCCCACTATGGGCGGTGTGTTGATTCTGGTGGGTATTACCGCCAGCAGCTTGTTATGGGGCGATTTGCATCAGCCTGCTTTATGGCTGGTCCTTCTGGTGACACTCGGTTTTGGCGCTGTCGGCTGGATTGATGATTACCGTAAGGTGGTGCGAAAAAACAGCCGGGGCCTGCCAGGCCGCTGGAAATATTTCTGGCAGTCTGTTATTGCCATTGTGGCAGTATCCTATTTATATTTCAATGCCAATTTACCCGTCCATACCCAGCTTACCATTCCTTTTTTTAAAAATCTGATAATAAACCTTGGGCCGCTATTTCCGATATTGGCTTATTTTGTTATCGTCGGTAGTAGTAATGCAGTGAATTTAACTGATGGATTGGATGGTCTGGCCATTGTTCCTATCATTATGGTAGCCGGTGCGCTGGGTGTATTTGCTTATGCCAGCAGTAACGCCCTCTATGCCCATTACCTCGCAATCCCCTTTGTGCCCGATACCGGCGAGTTGACTATTTTCTGTTCGGCTGTTGTAGGGGCGGGTCTTGGTTTCCTTTGGTATAACACCTACCCTGCGCAAGTATTTATGGGTGATGTCGGCTCCCTGGCCCTGGGAGCTGCTTTAGGATCGGTTGCTGTAATCGTAAGACAGGAACTGGTTTTATTGATTATGGGTGGTCTGTTTGTGCTGGAAACTATGTCAGTAATTTTACAGGTGGGGTATTTTAAATGCACTGGCGGGAAGCGCCTGTTCCGCATGGCGCCATTGCATCATCACTTTGAGTTAAAGGGCTGGTCAGAGCCTAAAGTGATTGTCCGGTTTTGGATTATGACCATAATCTTTGTGCTTTGTGGTCTGGCTACATTGAAATTACGATAG
- a CDS encoding UDP-N-acetylmuramoyl-tripeptide--D-alanyl-D-alanine ligase — translation MKLQEIAKVLGCSQRSGEVSRIVIDSRQVQPGDLFVALQGERFNGYEFILDAEAKGAVAVICEQNHPQVKIPQLLVRDSLAAMTELAKAHRQSIHCPVIALTGSNGKTTVKEMIASILPNPSLATYGNLNNHIGAPLSVLQLRNEHRYAVFELGANHPGEIAHTVAIVKPGIALINNIAPAHIEGFGSIDGVARAKGEIYEGLGETGTAVVNHDDNYAHFWDELLAGKKVIRFGLQAGDVFAREVTYDERGCPLFMLNLPNGSGNIHLHVPGEHSIRNALAAASCAYAAGIGLDVIVNGLNAFSGVKGRMTYLQGKNNSIVIDDTYNANLRSVLTAVDVLSKRQGKRILVLGDMGELGAWTQKHHEEIGLAALQQGIDLLMTCGRQSEFTSKAFGQTARHYSSQDELAQDLLPQLDSTTTVLVKGSRSAAMEKIVQQLVA, via the coding sequence ATGAAATTACAAGAAATAGCAAAGGTATTAGGTTGTTCGCAGCGAAGCGGCGAAGTTTCACGGATAGTGATTGATAGCCGGCAGGTGCAGCCTGGTGATTTGTTTGTCGCTTTGCAAGGTGAACGCTTCAATGGGTATGAGTTTATTCTGGATGCCGAAGCCAAGGGCGCTGTTGCGGTTATTTGTGAGCAGAACCATCCGCAGGTAAAAATTCCGCAACTGCTGGTCCGCGACTCATTAGCAGCCATGACTGAATTGGCCAAAGCCCATCGTCAGTCTATTCACTGCCCTGTCATTGCCCTGACTGGAAGCAATGGTAAAACAACTGTAAAAGAAATGATTGCTTCAATTTTACCCAATCCATCCCTCGCCACCTACGGCAATCTGAATAACCATATTGGCGCGCCGCTCAGTGTGCTGCAATTAAGAAATGAACATCGCTATGCCGTATTTGAACTGGGAGCCAATCATCCGGGAGAAATTGCCCATACGGTTGCCATCGTTAAACCGGGGATAGCCTTAATAAATAACATTGCCCCTGCGCATATTGAAGGGTTTGGCTCTATTGATGGAGTGGCTCGGGCCAAGGGGGAGATTTATGAAGGCCTGGGTGAAACCGGAACTGCAGTGGTCAATCACGATGATAACTATGCGCATTTCTGGGATGAGCTGTTGGCAGGCAAGAAAGTCATTCGTTTTGGATTGCAGGCTGGTGACGTTTTTGCGCGGGAAGTGACTTACGATGAGAGGGGATGCCCCTTATTTATGCTGAATTTGCCCAATGGAAGCGGAAATATCCATCTGCACGTACCAGGAGAGCATTCGATTCGAAATGCCTTGGCTGCTGCCAGTTGTGCATATGCCGCCGGGATTGGCCTGGATGTAATTGTTAATGGCCTCAATGCATTTTCCGGGGTGAAAGGCAGAATGACCTATTTACAGGGAAAAAATAATTCAATTGTAATTGACGATACTTATAACGCCAATCTGCGCTCAGTACTGACTGCCGTTGATGTACTGTCGAAGCGGCAGGGCAAGCGTATTCTTGTTCTCGGTGATATGGGCGAACTGGGCGCCTGGACTCAAAAGCACCATGAAGAAATTGGCCTGGCCGCTTTACAGCAGGGGATTGATTTACTGATGACCTGTGGACGCCAAAGTGAGTTTACCAGTAAGGCATTCGGGCAAACAGCCAGGCATTATAGCAGTCAGGACGAACTGGCCCAGGATTTATTACCGCAACTGGACAGTACTACCACTGTATTGGTGAAAGGCTCACGTTCAGCGGCCATGGAAAAAATAGTGCAGCAATTAGTCGCTTGA
- the murD gene encoding UDP-N-acetylmuramoyl-L-alanine--D-glutamate ligase gives MNQSLYLVAGLGKTGRSIAGYLHRRNLPFVVFDTRPQPEGLSEFRAMFPGVDIFLGQFPDEIYDQLKEIITSPGISLDEPFLQKALERKIPVIGDIECLARDIQVPVIAITGTNGKSTVTSLVGEMARKAGFSVAVAGNIGAPVLDLLDDDNDYNLWVLELSSFQLDLIYSLSPVAATILNITPDHLDRHHSIEAYRFSKQRIYRRARLCLYNRDDWQTAPIDLEPTQKTVSFGFSKPTTEEWGIIRQADMISLAQGEDCVISIDDIRIKGKHNWQNALAACALATAAGIDVQSIREVLTHFSGLPHRCQWVRTLDGVDWINDSKGTNIGAAISAISGIGGAMQGRIILIAGGLGKGADFSELRAPVSEYVRSVILIGKDADLIEEALTGLVPVLRAASLDDAVAMAKAEAQAGDVVLLSPACASMDMFKDFNHRGEAFSEAVRRL, from the coding sequence ATGAATCAATCATTGTATCTCGTTGCTGGTCTTGGAAAAACCGGGCGTTCAATAGCGGGCTATTTACATCGTCGTAATTTACCTTTTGTGGTATTTGATACCAGGCCCCAACCGGAAGGCTTAAGCGAGTTCAGAGCCATGTTTCCGGGGGTTGATATTTTTCTTGGCCAATTTCCTGATGAAATTTATGATCAGCTAAAAGAAATTATTACCAGCCCTGGTATCTCTCTGGACGAACCTTTTTTGCAAAAGGCCCTTGAAAGAAAAATCCCGGTGATTGGCGATATTGAATGCCTGGCCCGGGATATTCAGGTGCCCGTCATCGCAATTACCGGCACCAATGGTAAATCCACTGTAACCAGTTTAGTCGGTGAGATGGCCAGAAAAGCAGGCTTTTCGGTGGCTGTTGCCGGGAATATCGGCGCCCCTGTACTTGATCTGCTGGACGATGATAATGACTATAATCTCTGGGTTCTTGAGCTCTCGAGCTTTCAACTGGATCTGATTTATAGTTTATCTCCTGTGGCCGCCACCATTCTTAACATTACCCCTGACCATCTGGACAGACATCATAGCATTGAGGCTTACCGGTTTTCCAAGCAGCGTATTTACCGGCGCGCCAGGCTATGCCTCTATAACCGGGATGATTGGCAAACTGCACCTATTGATCTTGAGCCAACGCAGAAAACTGTCAGCTTTGGATTTAGCAAGCCAACAACAGAGGAATGGGGAATTATCCGCCAAGCGGATATGATAAGCCTTGCTCAGGGGGAAGACTGTGTTATTTCCATCGATGACATACGAATCAAAGGGAAGCACAATTGGCAAAATGCCCTCGCTGCCTGTGCACTCGCAACTGCTGCAGGAATTGATGTTCAAAGTATACGCGAGGTACTGACTCATTTTTCCGGCCTTCCACATCGTTGCCAGTGGGTGAGGACGCTTGATGGTGTGGACTGGATTAATGACTCCAAGGGAACCAATATTGGCGCAGCAATCTCTGCTATTTCAGGGATAGGCGGCGCTATGCAGGGACGGATCATCCTGATAGCCGGCGGTTTGGGCAAAGGGGCTGATTTCAGCGAATTACGCGCCCCCGTCAGCGAGTACGTCCGTTCTGTTATTTTAATTGGAAAGGATGCTGATCTGATTGAAGAGGCTTTGACAGGCCTAGTGCCGGTGTTGAGGGCTGCAAGTCTTGATGATGCAGTCGCTATGGCTAAAGCCGAGGCTCAAGCAGGTGATGTTGTACTGCTTTCTCCTGCCTGCGCCAGTATGGATATGTTTAAAGATTTCAATCATCGCGGCGAAGCATTCAGCGAAGCAGTCAGAAGGTTATAA
- a CDS encoding cell division protein ZipA C-terminal FtsZ-binding domain-containing protein: protein MQANWSLILNVVLLIGVVIAIGRLMKARRQSFSTVVNQQPKPTLGQAAENRSFDDIIAVRKLNQEPAAAPEVKEEPEVRKPVVREVKAPVVKTIVVEEKKRPAVKPGKTIMLFLQAKENRQLAGYELLQTVLAAGLRFGEGQLFHRHQQSNGQGPVLCSLAAATATGIFDLQNIGAFSVKGLCLFMQTSGEPEIDAERMGTLFETARLLSEGLDTRLLDDQQRPLNEESMNRYYQMLNIPEEERGLLELAD, encoded by the coding sequence ATGCAGGCAAACTGGAGTCTGATTCTCAATGTGGTGTTACTCATTGGGGTGGTAATCGCAATCGGGCGGTTAATGAAAGCGAGACGGCAAAGTTTTAGTACGGTAGTGAATCAACAACCGAAGCCCACTTTGGGACAGGCAGCAGAAAATCGTTCCTTTGATGATATTATTGCCGTGCGCAAGCTAAACCAGGAACCAGCTGCAGCGCCTGAAGTGAAAGAAGAGCCGGAGGTTCGGAAACCCGTCGTTCGCGAGGTGAAGGCACCGGTGGTTAAAACAATCGTCGTTGAAGAGAAAAAGCGGCCTGCCGTGAAGCCTGGCAAAACAATAATGCTGTTCCTGCAGGCCAAGGAAAATCGCCAGCTTGCTGGTTATGAATTACTGCAGACGGTTCTGGCTGCTGGTCTTCGTTTTGGAGAAGGACAATTATTTCACCGGCATCAGCAATCGAATGGCCAGGGGCCGGTTCTTTGTAGCCTTGCTGCAGCGACGGCGACCGGCATATTTGACTTACAGAATATCGGTGCATTCAGTGTAAAGGGCCTTTGCCTGTTCATGCAGACCTCAGGTGAGCCGGAAATTGATGCTGAGCGAATGGGGACCTTGTTTGAAACCGCGAGGTTATTGAGTGAAGGTCTGGATACTCGCTTGCTGGATGACCAACAGCGGCCTTTGAACGAAGAATCTATGAACCGGTATTATCAGATGCTCAATATTCCCGAAGAGGAAAGAGGTCTGTTGGAGTTGGCCGACTAG